A part of Candidatus Aramenus sp. CH1 genomic DNA contains:
- a CDS encoding CoA transferase subunit A, which yields MSIHRNPMHFVFKLAESGVRNLTFVDREPGLALEVLLQHNVISKVRMAMATLEWFGMLPTFRSKIEKGEVELLEDTCGAFMAGIRAGAQGVPFMPVRGVLGSDLVKLHERVGTWKVGEDPFTGEKLVFVKAITPDVAIIHVNRADEEGNSEILGPLYEDEYKAKASKKVIITAEEIVPKSYFYGRRPTINAEYVTAVVHLPRGAEPTSMFPLYDADYEKILAILGQA from the coding sequence ATGTCAATACACAGGAACCCTATGCACTTCGTGTTTAAGCTAGCGGAGAGTGGGGTGAGGAACTTGACCTTCGTGGACAGGGAGCCCGGGCTAGCCCTAGAAGTCCTGCTACAGCACAACGTCATATCAAAGGTAAGGATGGCAATGGCAACGCTGGAGTGGTTTGGCATGCTCCCCACGTTTAGGAGTAAGATCGAGAAAGGGGAGGTGGAGTTACTTGAGGACACATGCGGAGCATTCATGGCCGGTATAAGGGCTGGTGCCCAAGGAGTACCTTTCATGCCGGTGAGAGGTGTCCTAGGCTCAGACCTAGTGAAGCTACACGAGAGGGTAGGGACGTGGAAGGTTGGGGAGGACCCCTTTACTGGGGAGAAACTAGTTTTCGTCAAGGCGATAACCCCAGACGTGGCGATTATACACGTGAACAGGGCTGACGAGGAGGGAAACAGCGAGATACTCGGCCCTCTATACGAGGACGAGTACAAGGCTAAGGCGTCCAAGAAGGTGATAATCACCGCAGAGGAGATAGTGCCCAAGAGCTACTTCTACGGCAGGAGGCCCACAATAAACGCGGAGTACGTAACAGCTGTAGTCCACCTCCCCAGGGGAGCTGAGCCCACTAGTATGTTCCCACTCTACGACGCGGACTACGAGAAGATCTTGGCTATTCTAGGGCAAGCCTGA
- a CDS encoding CoA-transferase subunit beta: protein MIDYVIKAIATKLEDGERVYVGLNSIPALIATFMARDLYGKRIRILGVAEADNPSRVVVSPSTGSPFFVEEAPVMITVDSFDMAQKGLLDVMFLGPVQIDEETNVNLSVIGDYRSPKVRLPGGAATAFIMPLVKKVVLWNLKHSRKSLVKRVDFATGSAKYSNNKVVVVTNLGVLEYDRKEKVWKVTDLYPYSTVEDIVNNTEFEVVPENPKTIELTEDDRKFIEQMDPYNLRLALE from the coding sequence ATGATAGACTACGTCATCAAGGCCATCGCCACTAAGCTAGAGGACGGCGAGAGGGTATACGTAGGTCTGAACTCCATCCCGGCGCTCATAGCCACTTTTATGGCCAGGGACTTGTACGGGAAGAGGATTAGAATCCTGGGAGTGGCAGAGGCAGACAACCCCTCAAGGGTAGTGGTGTCTCCCTCGACGGGGAGCCCGTTTTTCGTGGAGGAGGCCCCTGTGATGATCACTGTGGACTCCTTCGACATGGCGCAAAAGGGGTTACTGGACGTGATGTTCCTGGGCCCAGTCCAGATAGATGAAGAGACCAACGTAAACCTCTCAGTCATAGGCGACTACCGCTCCCCAAAGGTGAGACTACCGGGAGGCGCGGCTACTGCCTTCATAATGCCCTTGGTGAAGAAGGTGGTGCTCTGGAATTTGAAGCACTCTAGGAAGTCACTGGTCAAGAGAGTGGACTTCGCGACCGGGTCAGCAAAGTACTCCAACAACAAGGTCGTGGTAGTGACCAACTTGGGCGTCCTCGAGTACGACAGGAAGGAGAAGGTCTGGAAGGTAACTGATCTCTACCCTTACTCCACTGTCGAAGACATCGTGAACAACACGGAGTTCGAGGTCGTCCCAGAGAACCCAAAAACTATCGAGCTGACTGAAGATGACAGAAAGTTCATAGAGCAGATGGACCCGTACAACCTCAGGCTTGCCCTAGAATAG
- a CDS encoding CBS domain-containing protein, giving the protein MAKVKDYMSSPIFQVEANTSIQEVCKLMVERGVGSVLVTEQGQPKGIFTDRDAVRAFAMGFSPSDEVRLVSTMGNLEVIDMDDDVLKAIEIMTKKKIRHLPVKDDEGNIIGMLSILDASRAMSDLSK; this is encoded by the coding sequence ATGGCGAAAGTAAAAGACTACATGTCGTCACCGATTTTCCAAGTAGAGGCAAATACGTCGATCCAAGAGGTATGTAAGTTAATGGTGGAGAGAGGAGTTGGCTCAGTGTTGGTAACAGAGCAGGGCCAACCCAAGGGCATTTTCACGGACAGGGACGCGGTTAGGGCGTTTGCCATGGGTTTCTCTCCATCAGACGAAGTTAGGCTTGTCTCAACCATGGGCAACCTAGAGGTAATAGACATGGACGACGACGTACTCAAGGCCATAGAGATAATGACCAAGAAGAAGATAAGGCACCTACCAGTTAAGGACGACGAGGGCAACATAATAGGGATGCTGTCCATCCTGGACGCGTCGAGGGCCATGAGTGATTTAAGTAAGTAG
- a CDS encoding FHA domain-containing protein, with the protein MTWKCPVCGYENTDDALFCIQCGAKRPEGAQQPHAQPAGASQPAEVQAPQQVTVDQQAPQAEPQEGAQPASPTMASTEPAPQAIQQTTPQPEPAPSTAQLSQQVEVQQQAQKYYLQFIATPASALNKMKVSLDFDVFENISIGRSPENVIVIPDSEVSRKHAVLSLSNGKLYIEDLNSTNGTYVYDGKLFQPVKGKQEIQANSIIKLGNSTIVKIVRE; encoded by the coding sequence ATGACGTGGAAATGCCCTGTTTGCGGTTATGAGAACACAGACGACGCCTTGTTCTGTATACAATGTGGCGCTAAGAGACCAGAGGGAGCTCAGCAGCCACATGCCCAACCAGCTGGAGCATCACAACCCGCTGAGGTGCAAGCCCCACAGCAAGTGACTGTAGATCAACAAGCGCCGCAAGCAGAACCACAGGAGGGAGCCCAACCTGCTTCACCTACCATGGCATCAACTGAACCCGCACCGCAGGCCATACAACAGACCACGCCACAGCCAGAGCCCGCGCCATCTACTGCACAACTGTCTCAGCAGGTAGAGGTACAACAACAAGCCCAGAAGTACTACCTGCAGTTCATAGCAACTCCAGCCTCCGCCCTAAACAAGATGAAAGTTTCCCTGGACTTTGACGTGTTTGAGAACATCTCCATAGGGAGGAGCCCTGAGAACGTCATAGTGATTCCAGACTCCGAAGTGTCTAGGAAGCACGCTGTCCTCTCCCTCAGCAACGGTAAGCTGTACATAGAGGACCTTAACAGCACAAACGGCACCTACGTCTATGACGGTAAGCTCTTCCAGCCAGTGAAGGGGAAGCAGGAGATCCAAGCAAACTCAATAATCAAACTGGGTAACAGTACCATCGTAAAAATTGTGAGAGAATGA
- a CDS encoding metallophosphoesterase encodes MSLLEGSKISEILELVKKAKEQFESEDPLIEISNVKKAVFVGDTHGADFITRAVLEAHKDADVLAFIGDFVDRGPNGIENLELLLKEHLENPKRVILLRGNHESPLTNYYYGFVNEVKRKMGKEEYYEEFKNMFAVMPYAALFDGGPEDKYLVVHGGIARDLKRVEEIKTLPRPDVNPDNAIAFELLWNDPREELDGFVPNVRGDGTFFYGKDVTKKFLEENGLKGIIRGHEVADGWRVDVIDGQRDMKVITVFSSAYHGMRAGALVWDGEKKSFIYDYVSYDHITP; translated from the coding sequence ATGAGCCTCCTTGAGGGTAGTAAGATCTCAGAGATCCTAGAGCTAGTTAAGAAGGCAAAAGAACAGTTTGAGAGCGAGGATCCCCTCATAGAGATATCTAACGTAAAAAAGGCAGTCTTTGTTGGAGACACGCACGGGGCCGACTTTATAACCAGGGCGGTACTGGAGGCACATAAGGACGCGGACGTGCTCGCGTTCATTGGCGACTTCGTGGACAGGGGGCCCAACGGCATAGAAAACTTGGAGCTTCTCCTAAAGGAGCACCTAGAGAACCCGAAGAGAGTGATCCTACTGAGGGGTAACCATGAGAGCCCTCTGACTAACTACTACTACGGCTTCGTCAACGAGGTCAAGAGAAAGATGGGCAAAGAGGAGTACTACGAGGAATTTAAGAATATGTTTGCCGTAATGCCCTACGCTGCCCTCTTTGACGGAGGGCCAGAGGACAAGTACTTGGTAGTACATGGGGGCATAGCGAGAGATCTGAAGAGGGTGGAGGAAATAAAGACGTTGCCGAGACCAGACGTTAACCCAGATAACGCTATAGCCTTTGAGCTCCTCTGGAACGACCCTAGGGAGGAGCTAGATGGCTTTGTCCCCAACGTAAGGGGTGATGGGACCTTCTTCTACGGCAAAGACGTGACCAAGAAGTTCCTAGAGGAGAACGGCTTGAAGGGGATAATCAGGGGCCACGAGGTAGCGGACGGCTGGAGGGTGGACGTAATTGACGGTCAAAGAGATATGAAGGTAATCACCGTGTTCTCTAGTGCATATCACGGGATGAGGGCGGGAGCCCTCGTCTGGGATGGAGAGAAAAAGAGTTTTATCTACGATTACGTAAGTTATGACCACATTACTCCTTAA
- a CDS encoding sulfocyanin, which produces MSKKDKKAPGLVEVAVLTISVIVLIVGGIAFGMASIHASSTHSSSMGTSSTPASSTSTSSTSSTSSTSTSTSSSSSGYVWG; this is translated from the coding sequence ATGAGCAAAAAGGACAAGAAGGCACCTGGACTAGTTGAGGTAGCTGTTCTCACAATCTCCGTAATTGTGCTGATAGTTGGGGGCATAGCATTCGGGATGGCTTCAATACACGCTTCCTCTACGCACTCCTCATCCATGGGCACTTCCTCAACCCCCGCTTCATCAACGTCGACCTCTTCGACTTCCTCAACCTCCTCAACTTCTACTAGCACTTCCAGTAGTTCCTCTGGGTACGTATGGGGTTAA
- a CDS encoding AbrB/MazE/SpoVT family DNA-binding domain-containing protein, with amino-acid sequence MTVEDIVKVSRNYQVTIPARIRQKFQIREGDLVKVVFDEENNTVKIIPIKQQ; translated from the coding sequence ATGACCGTAGAAGACATTGTAAAGGTAAGTAGAAACTACCAAGTTACCATACCCGCAAGGATAAGGCAGAAGTTCCAGATAAGGGAGGGCGACCTAGTGAAGGTAGTCTTCGACGAGGAGAACAACACGGTAAAGATCATTCCTATTAAGCAACAGTGA
- a CDS encoding acetate--CoA ligase encodes MDPVYAKARELWRFSIRNPEAFWDGIARELAWFKYYEKVVETDPPYYYWFKGGKINPTYNVFDAHPERKNKVALIWESESGERRSLSYQELFAEVNSLASSLKEIGVKKGDVVTIYMPMVPEAMVTMLAVARIGAAHSVVFAGFGSQALRDRMKMSSSSFLITADAGFRRGKTIDYLKTVKEAIEGMDVNIVTLERQGRVMGYNFKDLTSGLKKVKAERSDSLDPLFILYTSGTTGKPKGVVHAVGPYTVWAYFHVKWLFNFGEEDVFFSTPDIGWINGHSYSTYGPLLNGATVLWFEGVPDYPDPEVWWYLVEKYKVTHMWVAPTAVRLLVKHNVKTKYDISSLKTIVSAGEILGEEAWKWLVDLTQGKTYVVETWGQTENSGFITSPSGFYVGGISYKKGSVGIPLPGIDVAVVDDNGNELPPGQKGNVIIKSSAPAFMVGLYKDDERYRQYFSRFGYYYTGDYGYVDEDGYLYILGRGDDVVKVAGHRLSPAEVENAVLEVPEVAETAVVGKEDPIKGNVLVAFVTLKEGARPSEELKERIRQTVRNLVGPVASLADVIFLDKLPKTRTGKIMRRVLRAVVSGKEVGDVSTLEETEALEELKRVVKP; translated from the coding sequence ATGGACCCAGTTTACGCTAAGGCAAGGGAACTCTGGCGTTTCTCGATAAGGAACCCAGAGGCGTTCTGGGACGGGATAGCTAGGGAGCTGGCCTGGTTCAAGTACTACGAGAAGGTGGTGGAGACAGACCCCCCCTATTACTACTGGTTCAAGGGAGGCAAGATAAACCCCACCTACAACGTATTTGACGCTCACCCAGAGAGGAAGAACAAGGTAGCCTTAATCTGGGAGAGCGAAAGCGGAGAGAGGAGGTCTCTTAGCTACCAAGAGCTCTTCGCTGAGGTCAACTCTCTTGCCTCCTCCCTCAAGGAAATAGGCGTGAAGAAGGGCGATGTAGTCACCATCTACATGCCTATGGTCCCGGAGGCTATGGTGACAATGCTAGCCGTTGCGAGGATAGGAGCAGCGCACAGCGTGGTCTTTGCGGGCTTTGGATCCCAGGCGTTGAGGGACAGAATGAAGATGTCCTCCAGCTCCTTCCTCATCACGGCAGATGCTGGGTTCAGAAGGGGGAAGACGATAGACTACTTAAAGACCGTAAAGGAGGCCATAGAGGGAATGGACGTAAATATCGTTACTCTTGAAAGGCAGGGGAGGGTTATGGGTTACAACTTTAAGGACTTGACTTCTGGCCTAAAGAAGGTAAAGGCAGAGAGGAGTGACTCCCTTGACCCCCTCTTCATCCTGTACACCTCTGGGACTACTGGGAAGCCAAAAGGGGTTGTGCACGCAGTGGGTCCCTACACAGTGTGGGCATACTTCCACGTTAAGTGGCTCTTCAACTTCGGAGAGGAGGACGTGTTCTTCTCCACCCCGGACATAGGCTGGATAAACGGGCACTCTTACAGCACCTACGGTCCCCTGCTCAACGGGGCAACGGTGCTCTGGTTTGAGGGTGTCCCAGACTACCCTGATCCTGAGGTCTGGTGGTACCTAGTGGAGAAGTATAAGGTTACACACATGTGGGTAGCGCCGACTGCAGTGAGGCTACTGGTGAAGCACAACGTGAAGACCAAGTACGACATCTCATCTCTGAAAACTATTGTGAGCGCTGGGGAAATCCTGGGAGAAGAAGCGTGGAAGTGGCTCGTCGACCTAACCCAGGGGAAGACGTACGTGGTCGAGACTTGGGGGCAGACGGAGAACTCAGGGTTCATAACCTCCCCTAGTGGCTTCTACGTAGGGGGGATAAGCTACAAGAAGGGCTCGGTGGGCATCCCCTTACCGGGCATTGATGTGGCAGTAGTTGACGACAACGGCAACGAGCTACCTCCAGGCCAGAAGGGAAACGTGATAATAAAGTCCTCCGCCCCAGCCTTTATGGTAGGGCTCTACAAGGACGACGAGAGGTACAGGCAGTACTTCTCCCGTTTTGGCTACTACTATACTGGGGACTACGGCTACGTGGACGAGGACGGCTACCTCTACATCTTGGGAAGGGGAGACGACGTCGTTAAGGTCGCCGGGCACAGGCTGAGCCCAGCAGAGGTAGAGAACGCTGTCTTGGAAGTCCCAGAGGTGGCGGAGACGGCGGTGGTGGGCAAGGAAGACCCCATAAAGGGGAACGTCTTGGTGGCCTTCGTGACGCTGAAGGAAGGGGCTAGGCCTTCGGAGGAGCTCAAGGAGAGGATAAGGCAAACGGTGAGGAACTTGGTTGGGCCCGTAGCGTCGCTGGCCGACGTAATATTTTTAGACAAGTTGCCAAAGACTAGGACGGGGAAGATAATGAGGAGGGTACTGAGGGCAGTCGTGTCTGGAAAGGAAGTAGGGGACGTGAGCACCTTGGAGGAGACGGAAGCGCTGGAGGAGCTGAAGAGGGTGGTCAAGCCTTGA
- a CDS encoding VWA domain-containing protein, with product MTISMRVEVSHKYSFSTETRAVFKVLLVPEKVTTASGFHYIVLLDTSGSMEGLKLENAKTGAIELSKRIPQGNKVSLITFSTHVNVVKEFGDPEDLTSYVSGLSAGGQTALYTALLTAFNLTKRYEMPSYVILLTDGNPTDETSEVAYTKIQIPEKVQVIAFGLGDDYNEKILKTLADRTGGQFYHVDDPMQIPNNLPKAAKTKVAGKNIVMDVVSESPVKLLNFSGPPVTINALEGVVKIYGEVTIPPNFSGNFLTVKLNYEDPATSRQQALMSVISLTPARDQQTFVSGINKDLTLEYEYYKALQKYSTDVEAGNLVEATRTLQKMDQLAQQTRRIELIETTRRLSEGLETTKRIGTTEQTRKLSKEVSSEVTRKLRGEG from the coding sequence ATGACCATATCTATGAGAGTAGAAGTGAGCCACAAGTACTCCTTTAGCACCGAGACTAGGGCTGTCTTCAAGGTATTGTTGGTCCCGGAAAAGGTAACCACTGCCTCAGGTTTCCACTACATTGTCCTCTTGGACACAAGCGGTTCAATGGAGGGGTTAAAGCTTGAGAACGCCAAGACCGGTGCAATTGAACTCTCCAAGAGGATTCCCCAAGGCAATAAGGTCTCCCTTATCACGTTCTCAACCCACGTAAACGTGGTCAAGGAGTTCGGTGACCCAGAGGATTTAACCTCCTACGTCTCTGGGCTAAGCGCGGGCGGGCAAACGGCTCTCTATACCGCCCTCTTGACAGCCTTTAACTTGACAAAGAGGTACGAGATGCCCAGCTACGTCATACTGCTCACAGACGGTAATCCCACTGACGAGACGTCGGAAGTAGCGTACACCAAGATCCAGATACCGGAGAAGGTACAAGTGATAGCCTTTGGTCTAGGGGACGACTACAACGAGAAGATACTGAAGACCTTAGCAGACAGAACTGGCGGGCAGTTCTACCACGTGGATGACCCTATGCAGATACCAAATAACCTGCCTAAGGCTGCAAAGACCAAGGTTGCGGGGAAGAACATAGTTATGGACGTAGTGTCCGAGAGCCCAGTGAAGCTCTTGAACTTCTCTGGGCCCCCAGTCACCATCAACGCCCTAGAAGGAGTGGTCAAAATCTACGGAGAGGTAACGATTCCGCCCAATTTTAGCGGCAACTTCTTGACGGTGAAGCTCAACTACGAGGATCCTGCTACCTCAAGGCAACAAGCGCTTATGAGCGTCATATCGCTGACTCCTGCAAGGGACCAGCAGACCTTCGTTTCAGGGATAAACAAGGACTTAACCTTGGAGTATGAGTACTACAAAGCCTTGCAGAAGTACTCTACAGACGTGGAGGCGGGGAACCTAGTGGAGGCCACAAGGACGTTACAGAAGATGGATCAATTGGCCCAGCAGACTAGGAGGATAGAGCTCATAGAGACGACAAGGAGGCTCTCTGAAGGACTAGAGACGACAAAGAGAATAGGGACTACTGAGCAGACCAGGAAGCTGTCAAAGGAGGTAAGTAGTGAAGTCACGAGGAAGCTCAGAGGAGAAGGGTAG
- a CDS encoding OsmC family protein, whose translation MVMMTFTVEGKLEGDVVRVCVAGREMEIGLFGSDYPTPEEVLLASALSCMLLTVRYVAREKGVEIEELSGYIEGTMDPRGFQGEPGVPPGLLEVAYDIKVKSRDKRIKEIIDLSEKRCPLKDTLSRPVKIRVNWSLES comes from the coding sequence ATGGTCATGATGACGTTTACTGTTGAGGGAAAGCTAGAGGGGGACGTGGTAAGGGTCTGCGTGGCTGGGAGGGAGATGGAGATAGGACTTTTCGGCTCAGACTACCCGACCCCCGAGGAGGTTCTCCTTGCCTCAGCCCTCTCCTGCATGTTGCTTACGGTAAGGTACGTGGCTAGGGAAAAGGGAGTGGAGATAGAGGAGCTGAGCGGTTACATCGAGGGCACAATGGACCCTAGGGGCTTCCAGGGAGAGCCCGGGGTTCCTCCAGGTTTACTTGAGGTGGCCTACGACATAAAGGTCAAGAGCAGGGACAAGAGGATAAAGGAGATAATAGACCTCTCAGAAAAAAGGTGTCCCTTAAAGGATACCCTGTCCAGGCCAGTCAAGATAAGGGTAAATTGGTCGTTGGAGAGTTAG
- a CDS encoding class I SAM-dependent methyltransferase, which yields MKVAFLTRDGELSALWNALKLVIYDGAKEEVNFGLTRSSSLNRCDFLVGTSLLEGEKDVLNMVADFVVDGKRLVREVELLSFEYPEVKVSERTLAVGICPKGAVACLTSVPGENAVRSIYPFPFRDSSLDKVVFFEVLDYDMVREANRVLRKGGEVELWVRDEVYGGVNPSVALKFLIRFHVQGASLRGKYWVIKGKKLK from the coding sequence GTGAAAGTTGCCTTTTTGACTAGGGACGGAGAGCTGTCTGCCCTCTGGAACGCTTTGAAGTTAGTGATATACGACGGGGCCAAGGAGGAAGTGAACTTTGGGCTCACTAGGAGTTCTTCGCTTAACCGCTGCGACTTTTTAGTTGGCACCTCCCTACTTGAGGGTGAGAAGGACGTCCTCAACATGGTCGCCGACTTCGTGGTAGACGGGAAGAGGTTGGTGAGGGAGGTTGAGCTCCTCTCCTTTGAGTACCCAGAGGTGAAGGTGTCAGAGAGAACTCTGGCTGTTGGTATATGTCCCAAGGGTGCTGTCGCCTGCTTAACGTCAGTGCCCGGAGAGAACGCCGTTCGCTCTATTTACCCCTTCCCTTTCAGGGACTCCTCGCTAGACAAGGTCGTCTTTTTCGAGGTTCTCGACTACGACATGGTGAGGGAGGCAAACAGAGTCTTAAGGAAGGGAGGGGAAGTAGAGCTCTGGGTCAGGGATGAGGTCTACGGAGGGGTAAACCCTAGCGTCGCGTTGAAGTTTTTGATCCGCTTTCACGTCCAAGGAGCGTCGCTGAGGGGCAAGTACTGGGTGATAAAAGGTAAAAAACTAAAATGA
- a CDS encoding tRNA (guanine-N1)-methyltransferase has translation MILARLLSKELLGLGITSIYSKRDNLQRIAVDALVRELRLKEGGFQGKARREELGIRIISGKGEERAQATLSQEGREVLKEFPKTPVFIVDLGFWDYHSEKEKKRLYVQVLSSVDAVRRYLWDYNLSLNHSPFKLTTIPNKVRYDVEPSGKAVVLNPYGDVVATEELLRSADTFILGGIVDESGWKGATTALSERFGYNFLQVRIELRGSRVGVPDRINKIIEIVMEVREGKSLEDAIIDNQSSADKYLRILRDGNSEETGKWLRASEKVIKKAERVLSRTRPGSSSSPQ, from the coding sequence ATGATCCTAGCTAGGTTGCTCTCGAAGGAGCTCTTGGGACTAGGGATAACGTCGATTTACTCCAAGAGAGACAACCTCCAGAGGATCGCAGTGGACGCCCTAGTCAGGGAGCTGAGGCTAAAGGAAGGGGGGTTTCAAGGGAAGGCGAGAAGGGAAGAATTGGGAATAAGGATAATCTCTGGGAAGGGCGAGGAGAGGGCACAAGCTACGTTATCACAGGAGGGGAGAGAAGTACTAAAGGAGTTCCCCAAGACGCCGGTGTTCATCGTAGATCTAGGCTTTTGGGACTACCACTCTGAAAAGGAGAAGAAGAGGCTCTACGTGCAAGTCCTCTCCTCTGTGGACGCAGTAAGGAGGTACTTGTGGGACTACAACCTCTCCCTCAACCACTCTCCCTTTAAGCTCACCACTATACCCAACAAGGTGAGATACGACGTTGAGCCCTCGGGGAAGGCAGTGGTCCTAAACCCATACGGTGACGTGGTGGCCACGGAGGAGCTACTTAGAAGTGCTGACACCTTTATCCTTGGGGGAATAGTGGACGAGAGCGGTTGGAAGGGGGCTACCACTGCCCTCTCTGAGAGGTTTGGCTACAACTTTCTGCAAGTGAGGATAGAGCTGAGGGGGTCTAGGGTCGGGGTGCCGGACAGGATAAACAAGATAATAGAAATAGTCATGGAAGTAAGGGAGGGCAAGAGCCTAGAGGACGCCATAATAGACAACCAGTCCAGCGCCGACAAGTACCTCAGGATTCTCAGGGACGGGAACTCCGAGGAGACGGGGAAGTGGCTGAGGGCGAGCGAAAAAGTCATTAAGAAGGCGGAGAGGGTCCTTAGTCGAACTCGGCCTGGATCTTCTTCTTCCCCTCAATGA
- a CDS encoding DsbA family protein: MIEIKFFHDVLCPFCFMTNVRLKNVLKDFKGEVRLKHKAFMMISSLDDLKAIAPTEEDAREVFKNEFSILKRYMKDYDPEKPISKGKIGYVWSLPPLMACKAAEFQRGDDGHWEYFTRAQEKFFLEGENVADDQVLIEIAEEVGLDVERFKRDFKSKEAKLAVMEDEAEAKAMGIRGVPALVINDKWLIRGLQTEDYLRKVIEDLVKNGEPKAVELKAYWEQ; this comes from the coding sequence ATGATAGAGATAAAGTTCTTCCATGACGTCCTCTGTCCCTTCTGCTTCATGACAAACGTTAGGCTCAAGAACGTGCTCAAGGACTTCAAGGGAGAGGTGAGACTAAAGCACAAGGCCTTCATGATGATCTCCTCCTTGGACGACTTGAAGGCGATAGCGCCCACCGAGGAGGACGCCAGAGAGGTGTTCAAGAACGAGTTCTCCATCCTGAAGAGGTATATGAAGGACTACGACCCTGAGAAGCCAATATCCAAGGGCAAGATAGGCTACGTCTGGTCCCTCCCCCCGCTTATGGCTTGTAAGGCAGCGGAGTTCCAGAGGGGAGACGACGGGCACTGGGAGTACTTCACGAGGGCACAGGAAAAGTTCTTCCTGGAGGGGGAGAACGTGGCCGATGACCAAGTGCTCATAGAGATTGCCGAGGAAGTAGGGTTAGACGTAGAGAGGTTTAAGAGGGACTTCAAGTCAAAGGAGGCAAAGCTCGCGGTGATGGAGGACGAAGCAGAGGCAAAGGCCATGGGCATAAGGGGAGTACCAGCCCTCGTCATAAACGACAAGTGGTTGATAAGGGGTCTGCAGACGGAGGATTACTTGAGGAAGGTGATAGAGGACCTCGTGAAGAACGGCGAGCCAAAGGCCGTTGAACTAAAAGCTTATTGGGAACAATAA
- a CDS encoding VWA domain-containing protein, translated as MIPENSSQVKNVHFIIAVDNSPSMMKDGKFQTAVESAQRLISSLPRDNMVTLILFSNHPRVVYTGNTGIYVPMPTEKGATTRFHELIRYVIELSSRYQMPTRAILLTDGKPVDKRNVKDYENLSFPANLQVIAIGIGRDYNEAILKRLADMTAGLFYHIEDPSQLPQLFQEQSTNSVFATNVRVNVPQGFSPLNFDMPIRIPIVEGLVTVYGVMDVPPGDKDFEVSIIVTYNDPSTSQERTLSQTVVLKRAPDQVVEANVNKEVEAEIQYYTLLRDYTNALETGKEATKVLQKLREAAEATRREDLIEATQRLTGDSKADLSEATKKMRK; from the coding sequence TTGATACCCGAGAACTCCTCCCAAGTGAAGAACGTACACTTCATCATAGCGGTCGACAACAGTCCCTCGATGATGAAGGACGGCAAGTTCCAGACAGCAGTGGAGTCGGCGCAGAGGTTGATTTCAAGTCTCCCAAGGGATAACATGGTTACCTTGATCCTCTTCTCCAACCACCCAAGGGTAGTCTACACAGGGAACACGGGGATCTACGTCCCTATGCCCACGGAGAAGGGGGCTACTACGAGGTTCCACGAGCTGATAAGGTATGTAATTGAGCTGAGCTCTAGGTATCAGATGCCCACTAGGGCCATCCTGCTGACTGACGGGAAACCAGTGGACAAGAGGAACGTTAAGGACTACGAGAATCTATCCTTCCCAGCAAACCTGCAAGTGATCGCAATAGGCATAGGCAGAGACTACAACGAGGCAATACTCAAGAGGCTCGCAGACATGACCGCCGGGCTCTTCTATCACATCGAAGACCCTTCTCAACTGCCCCAGCTCTTTCAGGAGCAGAGCACAAACAGCGTTTTCGCCACCAACGTGAGGGTAAACGTGCCCCAAGGCTTCTCTCCCCTAAACTTCGACATGCCCATAAGGATCCCAATAGTTGAGGGCCTAGTGACGGTGTACGGGGTAATGGACGTTCCGCCTGGGGACAAGGACTTCGAAGTGTCCATAATCGTTACATACAACGACCCGTCTACCTCACAAGAGAGGACGTTGAGCCAAACGGTAGTATTGAAGAGGGCACCAGACCAAGTGGTGGAGGCAAACGTCAACAAGGAGGTAGAGGCAGAAATCCAGTACTACACGCTACTGAGGGACTACACCAACGCCCTCGAGACCGGGAAAGAGGCTACGAAGGTCTTGCAAAAGCTCAGGGAGGCAGCGGAGGCCACAAGAAGGGAGGACTTAATAGAGGCAACCCAGAGGCTAACTGGAGACTCAAAGGCAGACCTATCCGAGGCAACTAAAAAGATGAGAAAGTGA